In Sphingomonas sp. Leaf357, a single genomic region encodes these proteins:
- a CDS encoding error-prone DNA polymerase, with protein MTAFAELVAATNYSFLRGASHASDMIGVANALGMTGIGIADRNTVAGVVRAWSALKTAPDKARVALLADKKARGEPETLSDDEWASCEIDLRLIVGARLVFVDGTPDIIAYPATRFGWGRLTRLLTVGNLRAVKGDCILRFADLIDYAQDLLLIALPYSTAQDEATHRDPVDYDYGHPPKPMLRLVEVPPADLEGTLVRLRRVAPDRVWLGAAMPHRGRDARDLVRLNGIAHAARVPLIATNDALYAMPEQRPLHDVLTCIRLGTTIAAAGKRLEANAERHLKHPAEMARLFRDHPQAIAQTQVLLSQIEFDLKHLRYEYPHEPVPEGWEAQAWLEHLVWNAAIERYADYMPPKVIATLAEEFVLISARNYAYYFLTVYDLVRFARAQDPPILCQGRGSAANSAVCFLLGVTSIDPMQHDLLFSRFVSDERDEPPDIDVDFEHERREEVMQYIYRRYGRHRAGIAATVAHYRSRSTVRQVAKALGLSEDIPERMASTVWGSHSGDMEDRRIVEAGFDLANPQIARLRFIMDQILEAPFPRHLSQHVGGFVLTENRLDETVPLHHGAMADRTFIEWDKDDIDALGLMKVDVLALGMLTCIRKSYDLLERHGFGKHTLNVDLDSNDPAVYEMLQKGDSIGVFQVESRAQMNMLPRLRPRNLYDLTVQVAIVRPGPIQGDMVHPYLRRRTGVEKVEYPAPDPKFGPEDELKTLLGNTYGVPLFQEQAMKLAIVAAAFTPSEANQLRRAMATFRNVGGMHNFREKLVGGMMTRGYQQDFAERCYKQIEGFGSYGFPESHALSFARLVYVSSWIKCHHPAVFACALLNSQPMGFYAPAQIVRDAIEHDVVVRAIDVNASCWDSILEIEPQQFEENARASVRAEPVEASSSFATVENGNGPSTGSGRTGIGQGSDHQPALRLGLRQITGFKGDWADTLVRAREGAGPFTSIEGLARRADLPERALRLLADADAFGSIGLDRRDALWEARRTPSAALPLFAAAEAAELGKEVEMALPAMSDAEHVVADYQMTRLSLKAHPMSFLRPILDAEGVLSCAATSASKNGAQVRTAGIVLVRQRPGKGNAIFVTIEDESGVTNIVMWARMFERFRRQVMASRLMEVEGIVQKAGPIEGNVVHLMASRIVDRTDLLDHLSDLDKAKIPLLRADVFENAQPSRSPGARQATPSGHNTPRHGHPRDVRIIPKSRDFH; from the coding sequence GTGACGGCCTTCGCCGAACTGGTGGCGGCAACCAACTATTCGTTTCTGCGCGGGGCGAGCCATGCCAGCGACATGATCGGCGTTGCAAACGCGCTCGGCATGACCGGGATCGGAATTGCCGATCGCAACACCGTGGCCGGCGTGGTGCGGGCCTGGTCGGCGCTGAAGACCGCGCCCGACAAGGCACGCGTGGCGCTGCTCGCCGACAAGAAGGCACGCGGCGAACCCGAGACGCTGAGCGACGACGAATGGGCGTCCTGTGAAATCGACCTGCGCCTGATCGTCGGCGCTCGACTGGTGTTCGTCGATGGCACGCCGGACATTATCGCTTATCCCGCCACACGTTTTGGCTGGGGACGGCTGACGCGATTGCTGACCGTCGGCAATCTGCGCGCGGTGAAGGGCGATTGCATTCTGCGCTTCGCCGATCTGATCGATTACGCGCAGGATCTTCTGCTGATCGCGCTGCCATATTCCACCGCGCAGGACGAGGCGACGCATCGCGATCCGGTGGATTATGATTACGGTCATCCGCCGAAACCGATGTTGCGGCTGGTGGAGGTGCCGCCGGCCGATCTCGAGGGGACGCTTGTCCGGCTGCGTCGAGTGGCACCCGATCGCGTGTGGCTCGGCGCGGCGATGCCGCATCGTGGCCGGGACGCGCGCGATCTCGTTCGCCTGAACGGCATCGCGCACGCCGCGCGCGTGCCGTTGATCGCGACCAACGATGCGCTCTACGCCATGCCGGAGCAGCGCCCGTTGCACGACGTGCTGACCTGCATCCGCCTCGGCACGACCATCGCGGCGGCGGGCAAGCGTCTGGAAGCCAATGCCGAGCGTCATCTGAAACATCCTGCCGAGATGGCACGACTGTTCCGCGATCACCCGCAAGCGATCGCGCAGACGCAGGTTTTGCTGTCTCAGATAGAATTCGATTTGAAGCATCTGCGCTACGAATATCCGCACGAACCTGTGCCCGAGGGCTGGGAAGCGCAGGCGTGGCTGGAACACCTCGTATGGAATGCGGCGATCGAGCGCTATGCCGATTACATGCCGCCCAAGGTGATCGCGACGCTGGCGGAGGAATTCGTCCTGATCAGCGCACGAAATTACGCCTATTACTTCCTCACCGTCTACGATCTGGTCAGGTTCGCGCGCGCGCAGGATCCCCCGATCCTGTGCCAGGGGCGCGGATCGGCGGCCAATTCCGCGGTCTGCTTCCTGCTCGGCGTGACCTCGATCGATCCGATGCAGCACGATCTGCTCTTCTCGCGCTTCGTGTCCGACGAACGCGACGAGCCGCCCGATATCGATGTCGATTTCGAACACGAACGGCGCGAGGAGGTGATGCAATATATCTACCGCCGATACGGTCGCCACCGCGCCGGCATCGCCGCGACGGTGGCGCATTATCGCTCGCGCAGCACGGTGCGCCAAGTCGCCAAGGCGCTTGGGTTGAGCGAGGATATCCCCGAGCGCATGGCGAGTACGGTATGGGGCAGCCATTCCGGCGACATGGAGGATCGCCGCATCGTCGAAGCGGGGTTCGATCTCGCCAATCCGCAGATCGCACGCCTGCGCTTCATCATGGATCAGATTTTGGAGGCGCCGTTTCCGCGCCATCTGTCGCAGCATGTCGGCGGCTTCGTGCTGACCGAAAACCGCTTGGACGAGACGGTGCCGCTGCACCATGGGGCGATGGCGGATCGCACCTTCATCGAATGGGACAAGGACGATATCGATGCGCTCGGCCTGATGAAGGTCGATGTGCTGGCACTCGGCATGCTGACCTGTATCCGCAAGAGTTACGATCTGCTCGAACGGCACGGGTTCGGCAAACACACGCTGAATGTCGATCTCGATAGCAACGATCCGGCGGTCTATGAGATGCTTCAGAAAGGCGACAGCATCGGCGTGTTTCAGGTCGAAAGCCGCGCGCAGATGAACATGTTGCCGCGCCTGCGGCCCAGGAATCTCTACGATCTGACGGTGCAGGTCGCGATCGTTCGGCCGGGGCCGATCCAGGGCGACATGGTGCATCCCTATCTGCGCCGCCGTACCGGAGTGGAGAAGGTCGAATATCCCGCGCCCGATCCGAAATTCGGGCCGGAGGACGAACTGAAGACCCTGCTCGGCAATACCTATGGCGTGCCGCTCTTCCAGGAGCAGGCGATGAAGCTGGCGATCGTCGCTGCCGCCTTCACCCCGTCCGAGGCGAACCAATTGCGGCGCGCGATGGCGACATTTCGCAATGTCGGCGGCATGCACAATTTCCGCGAGAAACTGGTCGGGGGGATGATGACGCGGGGGTACCAGCAGGATTTCGCCGAGCGGTGCTACAAGCAGATCGAGGGGTTCGGATCTTACGGCTTTCCCGAAAGTCATGCACTGTCGTTCGCGCGGCTGGTCTATGTGTCGTCGTGGATCAAGTGCCACCATCCGGCGGTGTTCGCCTGCGCCTTGCTCAATTCGCAGCCGATGGGCTTCTACGCCCCGGCGCAGATCGTGCGCGATGCGATCGAGCATGACGTCGTGGTGCGTGCGATCGATGTGAATGCGAGTTGCTGGGACAGCATACTGGAGATCGAGCCGCAGCAGTTTGAGGAAAATGCCCGCGCATCCGTTCGGGCTGAGCCTGTCGAAGCCTCGTCTTCCTTTGCGACGGTTGAGAACGGGAACGGCCCTTCGACAGGCTCGGGGCGAACGGGGATAGGACAGGGAAGCGACCACCAGCCGGCGCTCAGGCTCGGCCTGCGCCAGATCACCGGTTTCAAAGGGGATTGGGCCGATACGCTCGTTCGGGCACGCGAAGGCGCCGGCCCCTTCACTTCGATCGAAGGCCTCGCACGTCGCGCCGATCTGCCCGAACGCGCGCTGCGGTTGCTGGCCGATGCCGATGCCTTCGGATCGATCGGCCTCGACCGGCGCGATGCCTTGTGGGAGGCGCGGCGGACGCCCTCCGCCGCGCTGCCGCTGTTTGCCGCGGCCGAGGCGGCGGAACTGGGCAAGGAGGTGGAGATGGCGTTGCCGGCAATGTCCGATGCCGAGCATGTCGTCGCCGATTACCAGATGACGCGCCTGTCGTTGAAGGCGCACCCGATGTCGTTCCTGCGCCCGATCCTCGATGCGGAGGGCGTGCTGAGTTGCGCCGCGACCTCGGCGAGCAAGAACGGCGCGCAGGTGCGCACGGCGGGAATCGTGCTGGTCCGGCAGCGCCCGGGCAAGGGCAATGCGATCTTCGTCACGATCGAGGACGAAAGTGGCGTGACCAATATCGTGATGTGGGCGCGGATGTTCGAACGGTTCCGGCGCCAGGTGATGGCGTCGCGGCTGATGGAGGTGGAGGGCATCGTGCAGAAGGCCGGCCCGATCGAGGGCAATGTCGTCCACCTGATGGCGTCGCGGATCGTGGACCGCACCGATCTGCTCGATCACCTGTCCGATCTCGACAAGGCGAAAATACCCTTGCTGCGCGCGGACGTGTTCGAAAACGCGCAGCCGTCGCGGTCTCCGGGGGCAAGGCAGGCGACACCGTCAGGCCATAACACGCCGCGCCACGGCCATCCCCGCGACGTGCGGATCATTCCGAAGTCGCGCGATTTTCATTGA
- a CDS encoding agmatine deiminase family protein — translation MTKQLVQPAEWAPHKAVWIGFPSHPDLWLDDLEPAREEVVAFARAVHADGRGERVILVAADEEAAGAAGAMAKGIADVVIEPFGDIWLRDTAAIVLSDGTARDFRFNGWGGKYDLPGDDDIGQRLAARRRIHAERCDWILEGGAIDGDGTGLVVTTEQCLLNHNRNPGLSRAEIEARLRSDLGFTQVIWLGEGLMHDHTDGHVDNLARFVAPGRLAIPQAAENDPNWLVYQHAARDAGMHDGIEIVLLPSPGRVLRDEEIVPASYMNFYIGNATVVVPQYGAPNDAAAVAAIQALFPDREAVGLHADHILTGGGSFHCISQQIPA, via the coding sequence ATGACGAAGCAGTTGGTGCAGCCGGCGGAATGGGCACCGCATAAGGCGGTATGGATCGGCTTTCCCAGCCATCCGGACCTGTGGCTCGACGATCTGGAGCCGGCGCGCGAGGAGGTGGTCGCCTTTGCCCGCGCGGTGCATGCCGACGGGCGCGGCGAGCGCGTGATCCTGGTCGCCGCCGACGAGGAGGCGGCGGGCGCGGCCGGCGCGATGGCCAAGGGGATCGCCGATGTCGTGATCGAACCCTTCGGCGATATCTGGCTGCGCGATACCGCCGCGATCGTGCTGAGCGACGGCACCGCGCGCGACTTCCGCTTCAACGGCTGGGGCGGGAAATACGATCTGCCGGGCGACGACGACATCGGCCAGCGCCTGGCGGCACGGCGGCGCATCCATGCCGAACGTTGCGACTGGATCCTGGAAGGCGGCGCGATCGACGGCGACGGTACCGGCTTGGTCGTGACGACCGAGCAATGCCTGCTCAACCACAATCGCAATCCCGGCCTGTCCAGGGCGGAGATCGAGGCGAGGTTGCGGTCCGATCTCGGCTTTACGCAGGTGATCTGGCTCGGCGAAGGACTGATGCACGATCATACCGACGGGCATGTCGACAATCTCGCGCGCTTCGTGGCGCCGGGCAGGCTGGCGATCCCGCAGGCGGCGGAGAACGACCCCAACTGGCTGGTCTATCAGCACGCCGCGCGCGATGCCGGGATGCACGACGGGATCGAGATCGTATTGCTCCCGTCGCCCGGCCGCGTGCTGCGCGACGAGGAGATCGTGCCGGCGAGCTACATGAACTTCTATATCGGCAATGCGACCGTGGTGGTCCCGCAATATGGCGCACCGAACGATGCGGCGGCGGTGGCGGCGATCCAGGCGCTGTTCCCAGATCGCGAGGCGGTGGGCCTGCACGCCGACCATATCCTGACCGGCGGCGGCAGCTTCCACTGCATCAGCCAGCAGATTCCGGCGTGA
- a CDS encoding M28 family metallopeptidase, with product MRKILAILLVASSSFATAPLLAQTAAKPAISVETLKTVTQTLSSDAYEGRKPTTPAEDKTTAYIVERFKQAGLKPGNQGSWFQNVPLVEINATDVAPLTFTGGKTPVTAAYRKDLVIATYRVVPKVAIKDSAVVFVGYGINAPERGWNDYAGVDVKGKTVVILINDPDWRTMTLDGPFGGRAMTYYGRWTYKFEEAARQGAAAAIIVHDTEPAAYGWGVVQSSWTGPQLEQDTPGNHMDQSQAVGWIQKPIAEALFASAGQDFAALSQAAAVKGFKAVPLGVKASVSWNNTIRRQASKNVVGILPGTAKPDEVVLYSAHWDHLGHCDAVKGDDICNGAVDNATGVAGLVALAEATAKAGPARRSQVFLAVTGEESGLLGSKFYAENPVYPLAKTVGGVNMDGLNVIGKAKDFVLVGAGKSELEDLVKPLVAAEGRVITLEANPERGSYYRSDHFSFAKLGVPMLYGESGEDLVVGGVAAGKAATEDYVVNRYHKPQDEYDAKWNWDGAVSDLNVYYALGHALAQGDAWPNWYPSAEFRKIRDESRGAAK from the coding sequence ATGCGTAAAATCCTCGCAATTCTGCTGGTCGCCAGTTCCTCGTTCGCCACCGCTCCGCTACTTGCGCAGACGGCAGCTAAACCCGCAATCTCGGTCGAAACCCTGAAGACCGTCACTCAGACGCTGTCTTCCGATGCGTATGAAGGTCGCAAGCCGACCACGCCGGCGGAGGACAAGACGACCGCCTATATCGTCGAGCGCTTCAAGCAGGCGGGGCTGAAACCGGGCAATCAGGGCAGCTGGTTCCAGAACGTGCCGCTGGTCGAGATCAACGCGACCGATGTTGCACCGCTCACCTTCACCGGCGGCAAGACGCCGGTGACCGCCGCGTACCGCAAGGATCTGGTCATCGCGACGTACCGCGTGGTGCCGAAGGTCGCGATCAAGGACAGCGCAGTCGTGTTCGTCGGATACGGCATCAACGCGCCGGAGCGCGGCTGGAACGACTATGCCGGGGTGGACGTGAAGGGCAAGACGGTGGTCATCCTTATAAACGATCCGGATTGGCGCACGATGACCCTGGACGGGCCGTTCGGTGGCCGCGCGATGACGTATTACGGGCGCTGGACCTACAAGTTCGAGGAAGCGGCACGGCAGGGCGCGGCAGCGGCGATCATCGTCCATGATACCGAGCCCGCCGCCTATGGCTGGGGCGTGGTGCAGTCGAGCTGGACCGGGCCGCAACTGGAGCAGGATACGCCGGGCAATCACATGGACCAGAGCCAGGCGGTGGGCTGGATCCAGAAGCCGATCGCCGAGGCGCTGTTCGCCAGCGCCGGGCAGGATTTCGCCGCGCTGTCCCAGGCCGCCGCGGTCAAGGGCTTCAAGGCGGTGCCGCTGGGCGTTAAGGCCAGCGTCTCGTGGAACAACACGATCCGGCGCCAGGCATCGAAGAACGTCGTCGGCATCCTGCCCGGCACCGCGAAGCCCGATGAAGTCGTGCTGTATTCCGCGCACTGGGACCATCTCGGCCACTGCGATGCGGTGAAGGGCGACGATATCTGCAATGGTGCGGTCGACAATGCCACCGGCGTCGCCGGGCTGGTCGCGCTGGCCGAGGCGACCGCGAAGGCCGGGCCGGCCCGGCGCAGCCAAGTGTTCCTGGCGGTGACGGGGGAGGAATCCGGGCTGTTGGGATCGAAATTCTATGCCGAAAACCCGGTCTATCCGCTGGCGAAGACGGTTGGCGGCGTGAACATGGACGGGCTGAACGTGATCGGCAAGGCGAAGGATTTCGTGCTGGTCGGCGCGGGCAAGTCCGAGCTGGAAGATTTGGTCAAGCCGCTGGTCGCCGCCGAGGGCCGCGTGATCACGCTGGAGGCGAACCCGGAGCGCGGCTCCTATTACCGCTCCGACCATTTCAGTTTCGCCAAATTGGGCGTGCCGATGCTGTACGGCGAGAGCGGCGAGGATCTGGTGGTCGGCGGCGTGGCGGCGGGCAAGGCGGCGACCGAGGATTATGTCGTCAACCGCTACCACAAGCCGCAGGACGAATATGACGCGAAGTGGAACTGGGACGGCGCGGTCTCCGACCTGAACGTCTATTATGCGCTCGGCCACGCTTTGGCGCAGGGCGATGCGTGGCCGAACTGGTATCCGTCCGCGGAATTCCGCAAGATCCGCGACGAAAGCCGCGGCGCGGCCAAATAA
- a CDS encoding alpha/beta hydrolase family protein, whose product MLQSKRIAHVLLTAGAAITLSGNAAPDVTFDAAAAFGAREGVSQMSLSPDGTHIAMISPTKGKGSVLLIADLVKGGKPVPILRSSGEPDRLTGCNWTSNVRLICSIYLIDRGTQTLAFTRLVSIGSDGRDQRQMSARTNSRSLGILQDGGSIIDWLPDDPTGKVLMTRQFIPESSLGTHISSSDEGLGVEMVDPAGTQRRVVVPPRFSAVEYITDGHGTVRMMGLQPRDNSGYLSSAINYLYSLPAANEWKPFGTLNIASNNGSGFNPYAVDRYLNIAYGFDRLDGRNALYSVALDGSLKRQLVFARPDVDVSGLIRVGRQNRVVGASFVTDRRESEFFDPALRKLRVSLGKALPGQPLVTFLDASADEGTLLMFAGSDMNAGRYYVYHKATKQLEEVLSARPQLDSVTLSQVKSITFPAADGTLIPAYLTLPPGSDSKNIPAIVMPHGGPGARDEWGFDWLSQFFANRGYAVLQPNYRGSTGYGDAWFQKNGFQSWRAAIGDVNDAGRWLRSQGIAAPGKLAIVGWSYGGYAALQSSVLDPDLFKAIVAIAPVTDLEMLRTEANGYTNFKLVDAFIGKGAHVVQGSPARNAGQIKAPVLMFHGDLDRNVGVEESRYMADKLKDAGRKVDYVEFKGLDHYLDDDTVRTEMLAKSDAFLRTSLGL is encoded by the coding sequence ATGCTACAATCAAAGCGCATTGCGCACGTTCTTCTAACGGCGGGCGCGGCCATAACTCTGTCGGGCAATGCGGCACCGGACGTGACGTTCGACGCCGCTGCCGCCTTTGGCGCGCGCGAAGGGGTGTCGCAGATGAGCCTGTCGCCAGATGGCACGCACATCGCGATGATCTCGCCGACCAAGGGCAAGGGCTCGGTCCTGCTGATCGCGGATCTGGTGAAAGGCGGCAAGCCGGTTCCGATCCTGCGATCGAGCGGTGAGCCGGATCGGCTGACAGGATGCAACTGGACCAGCAATGTCCGGCTGATCTGCAGCATCTACCTCATCGACCGCGGAACACAGACCCTGGCGTTCACGCGTCTTGTATCGATCGGCAGTGATGGTCGGGACCAGCGTCAGATGAGCGCCCGCACCAACAGCCGATCGCTGGGCATCTTGCAGGATGGCGGCAGCATTATCGATTGGCTGCCGGACGATCCGACCGGCAAGGTTCTGATGACCCGCCAGTTCATCCCCGAATCCTCGCTGGGAACGCATATCAGCAGTTCGGACGAGGGGCTGGGCGTGGAGATGGTCGATCCCGCCGGGACGCAACGCCGCGTCGTCGTGCCGCCACGCTTCTCGGCCGTGGAATATATCACGGACGGTCACGGCACCGTGCGCATGATGGGGCTGCAACCACGCGACAATTCGGGATATCTGAGCAGCGCGATCAACTATCTTTATAGTCTGCCGGCAGCCAATGAATGGAAGCCGTTCGGCACATTGAACATCGCCAGCAACAATGGCAGCGGGTTCAACCCCTATGCCGTCGATCGCTATCTCAACATCGCATACGGTTTCGATCGGCTGGATGGGCGAAATGCTTTGTACAGCGTGGCGCTGGACGGCAGTCTGAAACGGCAACTCGTGTTCGCGCGGCCGGACGTCGACGTCTCGGGCCTCATCCGCGTCGGGCGGCAGAACCGGGTCGTCGGTGCCTCGTTCGTAACGGACCGACGGGAAAGCGAATTCTTCGATCCCGCGCTGCGCAAGCTGCGCGTCTCGCTCGGCAAGGCGTTGCCCGGCCAGCCGCTCGTCACGTTCCTCGACGCGAGCGCGGATGAGGGCACGCTACTCATGTTCGCGGGCAGCGACATGAATGCCGGTCGCTATTACGTCTATCACAAGGCGACCAAGCAGCTTGAGGAAGTGTTGTCCGCGCGCCCGCAGCTCGATTCCGTCACGTTGTCGCAGGTCAAGTCGATCACTTTTCCGGCTGCCGACGGCACGCTGATTCCGGCCTATCTGACATTGCCGCCCGGCAGTGACAGCAAGAATATTCCCGCGATCGTAATGCCGCATGGCGGACCAGGGGCGCGTGACGAATGGGGCTTCGATTGGCTGTCGCAATTTTTCGCCAATCGCGGCTACGCCGTACTGCAACCCAATTACCGCGGCTCGACCGGCTACGGCGATGCTTGGTTCCAGAAGAACGGTTTTCAATCCTGGCGAGCCGCGATCGGTGATGTCAACGATGCCGGCCGCTGGTTGAGGTCCCAAGGCATCGCCGCACCGGGCAAGCTGGCGATCGTAGGCTGGTCGTATGGCGGATATGCCGCGCTGCAGTCGTCCGTTCTGGATCCCGATCTATTCAAGGCGATCGTCGCGATCGCTCCTGTCACCGATCTCGAAATGCTGCGGACAGAAGCGAACGGCTATACCAACTTCAAGCTGGTCGACGCATTCATTGGCAAGGGTGCGCATGTCGTACAGGGATCGCCGGCACGTAATGCGGGGCAGATCAAAGCCCCTGTACTGATGTTCCACGGCGATCTCGACAGAAACGTTGGTGTCGAGGAATCCCGCTACATGGCGGACAAGTTGAAGGATGCCGGACGGAAAGTGGACTATGTCGAGTTCAAAGGACTCGATCACTATCTCGACGACGATACTGTCCGAACCGAGATGCTTGCCAAGTCGGACGCGTTCCTGCGAACGTCCTTGGGACTTTGA